The Mugil cephalus isolate CIBA_MC_2020 chromosome 21, CIBA_Mcephalus_1.1, whole genome shotgun sequence genome includes the window gcagATTACAACCATTTGAGGTAAAGCCCTGAACCCTTCCACCTGGACGAGGGATGGGTAttattaaggttttatccgataccGGTGCCAAACTGGTCATTTTGAAACGGTACTGGTGCTTAAACGGTGCCCGAACCCGTGcgtaaagaatggaaaacatacaaactttgtccaaaaacggtgcctttgtaattttttaaggcattttgtgacatgctagctaaatacaactaagaaataaatgaactaatataaaataaatttcaaaACATACCATAATTATCATGACAAAACCAGTGGCGTGGGGCCttgcaggctatcaaagacggCACATTTTTCTGTCAGATGTTTAACCAAATtcgaggtgttacctcccttgcaccATATCTCCTTTGAGCTCTTGTTCCATGTTGCTGAGTCTGCACCTTTTAAAGTATagtacagccaaacttttgactgttttACCTAAACCCGGACTTCCACCAGACGCGCCTTTGGTGCGTATTTCATGcgtccatgcaggtgaaaactGACGTGACGTCACATGTAGCGTCAGCACAGCAATAGCGCTAAGGGAgcggtaattaaaaattcagtggcaccaaaATGAAGCACTGAAATCTGCATTacttttcggtctggttaccGCCATTTGCGTCAGCACCAGTGTCCATCATGGTACTGAGTACCGATACCCATCCCTAACCTGGACCACCATAGGGGTCGTATTAGAGCAAAAATACGTATGGTGAGATGCAAATAACCTTGGATCCCATCTGAATTGCACATATCATgcctgcacatgcacacataaaaaGAGACGTACCACCAGATTGTAGGCCCGAGCTGTGTTGTCTGCTGAACACGTGAATAGCAGACCATCGTGGATTAGCAGGCCGTGGACAGGGCCGGTGTGATTTAAAAAGGCCCCTAAAGACGGCTCCTCATACTCAACAgactctgaaataaaagcatttttttccctttgtaaTACAGTAAGTaacaaatgacaataaaaaaacaaatctgctcAACAGACCTGTTGTCTGCtacaacagacaaacaagaagTACTCTACTCACCTGCAGATGTTCTGGGTGAAAGTTTAATTTTGCTGAGGGATCAAGAGAAAAGGGTTGGTCACATTTCACAGTTGCTTACTTGAATCTGCCACTAGAGCAAACCTGTGAAACTCACCTGTCAGCGGCTTCACATTGCTGATAAGTCTGTGTGCTAGCAGAACTCAGATCCACGTTCACAGACATCTGAGGAGGATCTGGGGGCACAGGAACATTTGGCTTGGCCTCAGGTGAGCCCCCGCTGTCCAATTTATCAATAACTATGACCTCCAGGTCGGAGGAGCCAATCATTTCCACAGAGTCATCACTCTCGTTGCCTTTATCGTCAGCTACCATTGCAATCCTTTCTCTTTCTGGAACAGACTTTTCCACCACTGGTTCTTTTCCTTTAGCTTGATCTTTGCTGAGATTTCCTACCATCTCTTCCCCAGAATCACTTATAACGAGCTCCTGTGTCTCACGCTCCTGCTGCCTGGCAGATGATTCGGGAGGAGGAAGTGTATTCGGAGATGCGGAGGACCCTTTAGGTGGACTAGCAACATCGGCGGCACTTGCTGTGGAGGTGAAATGTGGTGGAGCGAGCAGCAACGAGGGGAGCAGATTGGAGGCAAACATGGGCAGAGGTGGTGTTAGAGGAACGTGTAGTGTATCAGTCAAGTCACGAGCgcgtccagcagggggcagatGGCACATTTCTTGGGTGAGTGATGAAGCTGGggttgttggtggtggttgcTGGCTTGCAGAGCTGGTGAAGGCACttgaagaaggaagagaaggaggctgaATGGTAGCTGCTGATGACGTGGTGGCTGCTGCACTAGATGCTCCAGAGTACCCCTCTAGAagacataaagaaataaaatggttCCAGCCTACTAAACCATTCTGGGCGTGTTTGTCTTGTGCTGGTGTGAATCTACTGCACCTTGCATTCCCTGCAGGATCTCAATACGCTTGGCTCTCAGACTGTTGACCTCAGTAGTAAactggagaagcagaagaaacatTTAACATAAGGATATAAATGGACACCTAAGAAGAACAGAAGCATTTGTAGATCGGCTTCTTCGTTAGTAGTGACACCTGCTGTCTCAGTAGCAAAAGTCTCTGGACTTCTGCGTAGGTAGCTTGCAGGGCGTTGCGGGCCTGGATCAGAGACTTGTCCAAATCTGTCAACGAGTTGCTCAACTGCTCCTCCCGCAGAGACACCGACAACAACTGGTCCATTTGATCTTGGTCTGCAGTCGAAAAGTAAGTTGGGATCAACTTGCTGGCGTTTGGAAATATGTGTGTGGTCAGCTTTGAACATTAACTCTCAAAACATTAGATATAGGTTAGATGTTAATTAACTGCCAGTGACATCATCAAAACTGATGAAGTAGATCAAGAGGTTTTAGTTTCGAAAGGTTCTTTAGTTGCAGCCATGATTAATGCTAAGCTGACTTGATGACTTAATGCTTTGTTTCTTGTCCCCTTCAGCACAAATGAGATGGGAATAAAATCTTGAGGCAGCAACTTTCAAAGTGAAGCAGCATCTGGCCattcatgaaaacaaactaCCAACACGGGCAAAAATGGACCCAGATCATCCTTCAAATCACGTCTTTCCATTTCATGCTTTCTCCAACATGTTAAACCTAAAGGTGGACTAGAAAAGATTACTATGGTTTTaaaatcttcctttttttttcgaGATATTCATCTAAaatagtttgttgttgtggtgatTTACAAAGACTATTGTAATCATATGTAATGTAATCATAtagtaaaaacaacaatcacGAAACGATCCAAATTACCCTTatttgacttcttcttctttttctttctcccacttGGCTCATTTTCAGAGAcgtttcttttcctcccttttccaATTTGCTCCGTCTCATCCTCCAAGCTCGACTCCACTTTCACAGAGACCCCTGCTGTCGGCTGACTGCTGCAGCTTTCCTCCACGGCAGCAGGGTGCTCCAAAGCTTCCAGCATCTGAGAATCTGTCAGATCTGTCTCGGCGTGAAAGTCGGCATGTGCTGCGTCTTGGGGTGGAGGTGGCAAAGTTAAGCCTGAACCTGAGGGGTTGTCTGGAACCGACTCCCAGTGGAAACCTTCGGACAGAGGCAGGTCACTCTCCTGTGGCCGTGCTGAGTTTTCTTGGTCAGACCGGCGGTTTACCGCCTGGATTCCAAACCTGTAAACGTACATAACAACGACGTAAAAGATGTCGAATAAGAACTAAGATGCACGGCATGAGATCGTGACGGCCCTCACCTCGGCTTGTCTTTTACGTTCTTCTTTTTCATGCCATCGTACATCTCTTTCCAGCTCAACTTACTCCGAGCCCCTGACAAGCTCCTCAACTTGTTTAAGGTTGAGTTAAGCCTGGAATCCTTCTCACTCCCAACTTTGCCTGATTTGTGCGCAATTCGGACCTTACATGTGTTGCTCAAGCTGGGCTCGGAGGACGTTGTCTGGTCCGTGCATTGACTGGAAGCGGTCAGACTTGACGGTCTATCTGCAGCTACAGAGCTGTTCTCAGCATGGCGCGTTGTGTCTTGAGTCACGTTGAGAGTTGTCTGCTTTGGCTTAGCCGGAGTGGTACTGGAAGGAGCACGGGCGACGACGTCTGGAGAAGACGCAGCTTGAGCTGAGGTGATGTGGTTCTGCTCCATCTCACCTCCGGGTTGTTGTGCTGAGCTACAAGCAGCCACCCGGACACTGGTGGAGCTGTTCTGCCTCCGAGCTTCTCGATCTGCTCTGCACGGCTCCCTCACACCCAGCGCTCTTCTGATTTGCTTCAGCATGGCGCCGATGTCGACGTCCTGTACAGGAGGTGCGTTGACAGATTCGTTCGCAGTCGCAGGTCGACTTAAACGGCGGCAGCCTTCTTGTCCCGGCTGGGAGGATCCCGTACTCTGACGGTGGTGATAATCAAAGATGATGGCTCCACCTTCAGGAAGGTGATCGCTGGTGAAGTCTCTTGCCGTGTCACTACTGTACTGCCTGTTTCGATGGTCATACTCGTCGAAGACAGGCCATGGAATTTGCTCGGGTAAGTCACGTCCTTGGAAATTGTGCGGCCCATTTTGGTAGTTCTCCACACCGCCGCGTGGAAGGCTTTGATCATACCTCATGAAATGGGCTGATTGTGTAAACTGATCCTGAGGCCAAATTGGTCCTGGAGGCTCTCTTGACCAACGCGCCCTCCCACTTTGATTCTGCTGGGCTAGTTCTGTTCGATAAAGATGTCTATGCAGCATGGACACGTTGTTCTCCTTGTTCTGGAAAACAGCATGGTTGCTTGcattctgtctgtgtgtttcctgcGCCTGCTTTAGTAATTTGGACGCCACAGTCCTTTGCTGGGTCGCTCCCTGCAGCATTTCTGCACACCTCTGAACAGcattctgcttctgtttcttttttctctttttcattgctttcttcttgctatggaaacacacacacagtcagtcaaaTAGAGAATTTCAACTTATTACAACATGGAGAAAATAGCATACAAACTAATTTTGTAATGTTTACTCGACAACAGATAATCAGGTGACGTTCTTACGCTTCTTTCTTTAGCGCCTTGTTCCTATCCAAGATCTTGGTGATG containing:
- the znf106b gene encoding zinc finger protein 106 encodes the protein MANTQPPSQRVVKPPVKKKHPRSKKRRTNYCILCRTPYFKHEAQAHLHSMLHHRELETVGKFASHDCQACKASSMRLNEYAQHISTADHKAQLQRLMSSNVVPIPLHKTLDTRTITKILDRNKALKKEAKKKAMKKRKKKQKQNAVQRCAEMLQGATQQRTVASKLLKQAQETHRQNASNHAVFQNKENNVSMLHRHLYRTELAQQNQSGRARWSREPPGPIWPQDQFTQSAHFMRYDQSLPRGGVENYQNGPHNFQGRDLPEQIPWPVFDEYDHRNRQYSSDTARDFTSDHLPEGGAIIFDYHHRQSTGSSQPGQEGCRRLSRPATANESVNAPPVQDVDIGAMLKQIRRALGVREPCRADREARRQNSSTSVRVAACSSAQQPGGEMEQNHITSAQAASSPDVVARAPSSTTPAKPKQTTLNVTQDTTRHAENSSVAADRPSSLTASSQCTDQTTSSEPSLSNTCKVRIAHKSGKVGSEKDSRLNSTLNKLRSLSGARSKLSWKEMYDGMKKKNVKDKPRFGIQAVNRRSDQENSARPQESDLPLSEGFHWESVPDNPSGSGLTLPPPPQDAAHADFHAETDLTDSQMLEALEHPAAVEESCSSQPTAGVSVKVESSLEDETEQIGKGRKRNVSENEPSGRKKKKKKSNKDQDQMDQLLSVSLREEQLSNSLTDLDKSLIQARNALQATYAEVQRLLLLRQQFTTEVNSLRAKRIEILQGMQEGYSGASSAAATTSSAATIQPPSLPSSSAFTSSASQQPPPTTPASSLTQEMCHLPPAGRARDLTDTLHVPLTPPLPMFASNLLPSLLLAPPHFTSTASAADVASPPKGSSASPNTLPPPESSARQQERETQELVISDSGEEMVGNLSKDQAKGKEPVVEKSVPERERIAMVADDKGNESDDSVEMIGSSDLEVIVIDKLDSGGSPEAKPNVPVPPDPPQMSVNVDLSSASTQTYQQCEAADSKIKLSPRTSAESVEYEEPSLGAFLNHTGPVHGLLIHDGLLFTCSADNTARAYNLVTRECQAVYEGHTNKINCLLASSLPNMPTLLFTGSSDQTIRCYNIKSKKCLEQLSLPDRVLCLHAAWNILYVGLASGSVASFDLKTLKELDVFECHGPRAVSCLDTAQEGARRLLLVGSYDSTISVRDAKNGLLLRSLQGHTKTVLCMKVVNDLVFSGSSDTSVHAHNIHTGELVRIYKGHGHAVTSVVILGKVMVTACVDKLVRVYELQSHDRLQVYGGHSDMVMCMAVHKSVIYTGCYDGSVQAVKLNLMKNYRCWWQNCSLIFGMPEHLVQHLTGDHTNANLQMLKCRWRGCSSFFTTQQSIRQELPDHMRSHVESDSEVLP